A window of Diadema setosum chromosome 2, eeDiaSeto1, whole genome shotgun sequence contains these coding sequences:
- the LOC140242710 gene encoding uncharacterized protein has product MVKRRPNLTLQQVSFLSSFVKRKKGDLFGKAGHCADKVKKRKDATWQNALDELEAQGLPRGRTAKDLRLTWTEMSSKARKYRDLKFRTGGGPPVERVEKWELVLDALVEESVEGFADEEEESGVPISLLSQASQVSRCCR; this is encoded by the exons atggtAAAGCGGAGGCCAAACCTCACGTTACAACAGGTTTCTTTCCTGTCATCAttcgttaaaagaaaaaaaggggatcTTTTCGGGAAGGCGGGCCATTGTGCCGACAAA GTAAAGAAGAGGAAGGATGCCACATGGCAAAATGCTCTGGATGAGCTGGAAGCACAGGGGCTACCAAGGGGACGGACAGCGAAGGACCTTCGCCTGACATGGACCGAAATGTCGTCCAAGGCCCGAAAGTACAGGGACCTGAAGTTCCGGACTG GTGGTGGACCCCCTGTAGAAAGGGTTGAGAAATGGGAATTGGTGCTGGATGCCCTGGTTGAGGAGAGTGTGGAAGGATTTgcagatgaggaggaggagtcAGGGGTTCCTATAAGTCTGCTCAGCCAGGCTTCACAGGTGAGTCGTTGTTGCCGTTGA
- the LOC140240064 gene encoding putative nuclease HARBI1 produces the protein MAAVLQAFRAIREREEFERARRRERVFRDRNHPLDVYNDEEIFRKYRFTREGCIRIIDMVGDSLQHNTRRNHALSPSQQIFVALNFFATGAVIDTTSTVHGITRSTASRVIHRVSNTLATLKDEVIKFPRTMEEVREAQVAFFEISGFPQVVGVVDGTHVRLNGAPLGEREYAYVNRKHFHSINVQIVCAANYKIIDLVARWPGSSHDSRILQNSVLGRCFEGLTLHGLLLGDSGYALRPWIMTPVLNPTTPAENAYNRAHASTRVIIEQVNGQLKHKFRCLLHGMQMTPKRAGRVVTACAILHNLSKTWRQPEVDGELDDAHHVPVDPPAGGNPHTGLAIRTAIIANYFN, from the exons ATGGCAGCTGTGCTACAAGCATTTCGAGCCATCAGAGAGAGGGAGGAGTTTGAGAGAGCAAGAAGAAGGGAGAGGGTATTCAGAGACAGAAATCACCCGCTAGATGTTTACAATGATGAGGAAATATTTAGGAAGTACAGATTCACACGCGAAGGGTGCATCAGGATTATTGACATGGTGGGTGATTCTCTCCAACACAACACAAGAAGAAATCATGCACTGAGCCCCAGCCAACAAATCTTTGTGGCATTGAATTTTTTCGCCACTGGGGCCGTGATCGACACCACGTCAACTGTCCATGGAATTACAAGGAGCACCGCATCCAGGGTCATACACAGAGTTTCTAATACTCTCGCCACCTTGAAGGATGAG gttatcaaattccccagGACCATGGAAGAGGTGAGAGAAGCACAAGTGGCTTTCTTTGAGATATCAG GATTCCCACAAGTCGTTGGAGTAGTGGACGGTACCCATGTTCGACTGAATGGAGCACCACTGGGAGAAAGGGAATATGCCTATGTAAACAGGAAGCATTTCCACTCGATAAACGTCCAAATTGTCTGTGCTGCGAACTACAAAATCATTGATCTGGTGGCAAGATGGCCAGGCAGTTCCCATGATAGTCGGATACTGCAG AACAGCGTCCTTGGGAGGTGTTTTGAGGGCTTAACATTGCACGGACTACTCCTGGGAGATTCCGGGTATGCGCTGAGACCATGGATCATGACACCAGTGCTGAATCCAACGACTCCTGCAGAGAATGCCTACAACCG AGCACATGCTTCAACAAGGGTCATAATAGAGCAAGTTAATGGCCAGTTAAAGCATAAATTTCGGTGCCTCCTGCATGGGATGCAGATGACCCCAAAGCGAGCTGGAAGAGTCGTGACAGCATGCGCCATCCTACATAATCTTAGCAAGACATGGAGGCAGCCCGAGGTTGATGGTGAACTGGATGACGCCCACCATGTTCCTGTTGACCCACCTGCGGGAGGAAATCCACATACTGGGCTGGCCATCAGAACAGCTATCATTGCAAACTACTTTA ATTGA